CGCGCGGGCGAGTGCGCCGGCGATGGCTCGCCCGATGCCCGAGCTGCCGCCCGTCACGACGGCAACCCGGCCGTCCAGGGAGAACAGGTCCGAGAGGAAGGCCTGGGAGCTCATCGCAGCACCCTAGACGGGGCCGGGCCGGCACTGCTGGGACGCGGCCGCTCACTAGGGTGGCCGCGTGAGCGAGCTCCCCCGCGCCGACATCGCCGTGATCGGCGGGTCGGGCTTCTACTCCTTCCTCGACGACGCGACCGAGCACGACGTGACCACGCCGTACGGCGACCCGTCGGCGCCGGTCGCGGTCGGCGAGGTGGCCGGCCGCCCGCGCCTTCCTCCCCCGCCACGGCCGGCACCACGACCACCCGCCCCACGCCATCAACTACCGCGCCAACGCGTGGGCGCTGCGCGCGCTCGGGGTGCGCCAGGTGCTGGCCCCCTGCGCCGTCGGCGGCCTGCGGGAGACCGTCGCCCCGGGCGACCTCGTCGTCCCCGACCAGCTCGTCGACCGCACGCACCGGCGCGTCGGCTCGTTCGTGGAGTCGGGCGCTGTCCACATGCCGTTCGCCGATCCCTACTGCCCCGGGATGTCGGCCGCCCTCGCCGGAGCCGACCCCGACGTCCGCGCCGGCGGGACCATGGTGGTCATCGAGGGTCCCCGCTTCTCGACCCGCGCCGAGTCCCGCCACTACGCCGAGCAGCGCTGGGACCTGGTCAACATGACCGGCGCCCCGGAGGCAGCGCTCGCGCGGGAGATGGGCCAGTGCTACGCCGCCCTCGCGCTCGTCACCGACATGGACGCCGGGGCGGACGCGGGCGACGGCGTCGGCCAGGACGAGGTCTTCGCCCGCTTCCGGCAAAACCTCGAGCGGCTGACCGGGCTGCTGTCCCGCGCGATCGCCGCGCTGCCGGACCCCACCGGGTGCACCTGCAGCACCTGGGCCGACGGCCTCGAGCTCACCTACGACGTCCCGGCGCGAGCGAGCCGCCCGCCGGGGTCCATCACCTCGACGTCCGGCCCCAGCCATCGATCTGAGGCGAGCAGGTGATGACCACCCGGTTCGGGTGACCAAACGGCCTCAGCCCGTCCGGCAGGCTCCCGGCATGCCTGGCACCAAGGTGAACGCGGACAACTTCTCGCGAGCCGAGACCCACCGCATGATGGCCGACCTGCAACGAGACGCAGGGCGGGTGAACCAATTCATGCACAACCGAGAACCGGCCGCAATCGACAAGCAGACCGTGATCCGACTGAACCGCGACACCCTCTACAGCTTCGCGGTCGTCGACATCTCCGCCGGGGCCGTCCTCACCGTCCCCGACGCCGGCGATCGCTACCTGTCGGTGATGGTCGTCAACGAGGACCACTACATCAACCGCGTCCTCCACGACGCAGGGGACCACCACCTCACCGCCGAGGAGCTCGGCAGCCCGTACGTCGTGGTCGCCGCTCGCACTTTGGTCGACCCGCGGGACCCCGACGACCTGGCCGCCGTCGCCGCCGTCCAGGACCGGCTCGGCATCAGCGCGGCGTCCGGGCGACCGTTCGGGCTGCCCGACTACGAGACGGGCAGCTTCGACCGCACCCGGAGCGCCCTGCTGGCTCTCGCTGCCGAGCAGGCGTCCTTCGAGCGGAGCTTCGGCCGGCAGGAGGACGTCGACCCGGTCCGCCACCTCATCGGCTCGGCCGCCGGGTGGGGCGGACTGCCGGACGCCGAGGCGGCGTACGTCGGGGTGGCACCCGGCCTTCCCGTCGGCGAGTACGAGCTCACGGTGCCGGTCGACGTCCCGGTCGACGGGTTCTGGTCGATCTCGGTCTACAACGCCGACGGGTTCTTCGAGCCGAACGTGCACGACGCCTACACCGTCAACAGCATCACCGCCGCCCGCAACGGCGACGGCAGCGTCACCGTCCGCTTCGGCGGCAGTGGTGAGAACTCCATCCCCGTCCCGGAGGGCTGGAACTACCTCGTCCGGCTCTACCGACCGCGCCCCGAGATCCTGTCCGGCGCCTGGAGCTTCCCGGCGCTCGATCGCTAGACCCTTGTCCGCGCAGGCACCGCCCCGGTTCAGCTGCTCGCGAGCAGGTGGCACGCGTCCGACGTGGCCTCGTCGGTCGGCAGCCAGTGCTCGATGCGCAGCTCGTCGAGGGCGACGTTCTGGGGGGCCTGGAACGCCGTCACGAGCGTGACGAACCGCAGCTCGAGGTCCCCGAGCCGGAAGTGCACGACCACCGCCGGGTCGGCCGCGACGCCCAGGTCCACCGAGCGCCAGTCGTCGTGGACGGTCGGCATCGCGAGGACGTCGTCGAGCAGTCCCCGCAGGACCGGGTCCCCCGGCTCGGCCAGCACCTCACGCTGCAGCCGCCACAGCAGCAACCGCCCGACCTCGTCAAAGTTGACGATGACCGGGTGCGCGCCGCCGGGGTCGAACGTCGTCCGCACGAGGTTCAGCCCCGTCAGCCCCACGTCGTCAGGCAGGATCGTCCCGAGCAGCCGGTGCGCCGCCGTGTTGGCGTCCACCACGTCGTACGCCCGGTCGACCACGACCAGCGGGAACGGCTCCGAGTGCCGCTTCAGGTGGTCGAGGGCGGTGCGGGCCAGCGGTGGGAGCGAGTCGCCCTCCTCGTACGCCGCCGGGTGGCCGGCCGACCTCAGCATCGTGTTCACCTGGCGCAGCGGCACGTCGAGCGCCGTGGCCAGGCGGAGCACCATCTCGGCCGAGGGCGTGGCCCGGCCGGTCTCCAGGAAGCTGAGGTGGCGGCTGGAGACGTCGGCGGCGATCGCCAGGTCGAGCTGGCTCAGTCCGCGCTGCCCGCGCCAGTACTTCAGCAGGGCCGGGAGAAGACCCCGGCGTTGGTCGTGGTCGGGCACCCCGCCACCGTAGGGAAGGACCCGATCGCGCGCACCTACCTGCCGAGGTCGTTGTCGCGCCGGCAGGGCCGTCCGATGCTTGCCGCATGACCCTCCTGAGCGCCTCCGCCGCCACCGACCTGTTCCGTCGACCACCGTCGCGATTCGTCGCGGTCCCCGGCACCGGTGCGGAGGTGGCGGTCCGCACGGTCGGCTCCGGTCCCGACGTCGTCCTCGTCCACGGCTGGCCGGTGTCGGGTGCGACCTTCCGCCAGCTGCTGCCGCTCCTCGCCGAGCACCTGACGTGCCACGTCGTCGACCTCGTCGGAGCGGGTCAGAGCAGGTTCGACCGGTCCGTGCGGGTCGGCCTCGCCCTCCACGTGAGCGGCGTGCGCGCGGTCCTCGACGACCTGGGGTCGGACTCGGTCGCCGTCGTGGGCCACGACAGCGGTGGGCTGGTCGCGCGCCACGCGGTGGCCGACGACCCCCGCCTGCGCGCGCTGGGCCTGATCGACACCGAGCACACCGGCCGGCCCGCGCCCCTGTTCCGCGCGGTGCTGGCCGCCGGCCGCCTGCCCGGCTTCGGCCATGCCCTGGCCTGGGCGGCGCTCCGTCCGCGCGTACGCCGCCTTCCGCTCGTCCTGGGCGGCGCGTTCCGCGACGACACGCTGCTCGGCGGGGAGTTCGAGGAGTTCTTCCTCCGGCCGCTCCACGACGACCCCGACCGGCAATGGGCGGCCGGACGACTCGTCGCGAGCTTCGACCAGGGCTACCTCCGCGACCTCGAGTCGTTGCACCGGCGGATCGCCGCGCCCACCCAGCTGGTGTGGGGCGAGCACGACCCGTTCCTCCCCGTCGCGCGCGCCCGGGCGATGGTCGCGACGTTCCCCGACGCCCGCATCCACGTCGTGCCGGGTGCGAAGCTCTTCGTCCACGAGGAGGAACCGGCGCAGGTGGCCGCCGCGCTGCTGCCGGTCCTGGCACCGAGGGCCATCCGCGGAGCTCAATGACGCAGCACGTCGAGTGCGTCCTGCAGCGCCTCGGCCAGCGACACCTGCGGGTCGTCGAGCCACCGATCGACGGCGCAGTCGAACGCCGCGGCGGCGCACCGTCCGATCACCCGGGCTGCCTCGCGGGCCGCGCCTCGCGCCACCAGCTCCTCGGCGATGACCTCGGCGTGGCGGTCGAGCTTGACGAGATGGCGCGCGGTGAGCGCGGCCGAGCCCGTGACCAGCCGGCGGCGTCGTACGCCCTCGCGACGCTGGTCGGCCCACAGGTCGGTCAGCTTCACCAGCGCCGCCTCGACCGCCGACCACGCGTCCACCTGCGCCGGCTCCTTGCGCAGGACCTGACGCAGCTCCTCGTCGACCACCGCCTCGTCGGCGAACACGAGCTCGGCCTTGTCGACGAAGTAGCGGAACACCGTGCGGCTGCCCACGTCGGCTGCCGCGGCCACGTCCTGCATCGTGACCGCGTCGAAGCCGCGCTCCGAGAAGAGGTCCACGGCGGCGGCCGCCAACCGTCGTCGGGTCTCTGCCTTCTTGCGCCCGCGAAGTCCTGGTGCCGTCACGAACGGCATTGTGGCACTCGTTGTCTTCTGGCAGTGGCTGCCATATTCTCGCCGGTATGTGCGTCCTCGTCACAGGAGTCACGAGCGGTCTGGGACTGGCCGTCGCCGAGGCGCTGCGTGCGCAGGCAGTGGAGGTCTGGGGCACCGGTCGGGACCCGGTGCGGCTCCGGTCCGTCGCCCAGCGGACGGGGCTGCACCCGGTGGGGCTCGACCACCGCAGCCTCAGGAGCGTGTCGGCGGCGGCCACGCAGCTGCCCCGCTTCGACGCGGTCGTGTGCAACGCCGGCGTCCAGGTGCTCTCCGGTCGCGCCACGACCGACGAGGGGCTCGACGAGACCGTGGCGGTGAACCACCTCTCCCACCTGGCGCTCCTGGACGCCATGCGCCGCGGCGGGAACCTGCCGGCGACCGTCGTGCTCATCGGCTCTGCCACCCACGACCCGGAGCAGTGGACCGGCACCCCTCCTCCGGACGGGTCGGGCGTCGTCGCTGTGGCCCATGGCCGTCGGAGCGAGGCATCGGTGCGCGACGGACTCGCGACCTACACCACGACGAAGCTGATGGCCGTCGCCATGTCCCAGGCGCTCGCGCGCGAGCTCCCCGACACCACGGTCATCGCCTTCGACCCCGGGCTCATGCTCGACACCCGGCTCGGTCGCCAGCACCCGGCGCTCCTGCGCGCGATGTACCGCTCGGTCCTCCGCGGCGTGCGCTTCCTGCCGTTCGCCTCGACGAGCACCGTCTCCGGCCGGGTGCTCGCCGGGCTCGTGACCGGCTCCGACGCCGTCGCCTCGGGCTCGTACGTCGACCACCGCCGGCGGCCCCTGAAGCCGTCGGCGAAGGCCCTCGACCGGGACTACCAGGCCGCCCTGCTGGCTGACAGCCGGCGGATCGTCGCGGACGTGGTGGGCAGGTCAGAGGAGTCCGCAGGTGACGCAGCCGGTCATTGAGGCCGTCGCTGCGCCGCTGGGCGGTCGTTCGCCGGGGCGTACCTCACCACGAGCAGGGCCAGGTCGTCGGCGAGCTCGTCGCCGTGGAACTCGCGGACGGCGGCGAGCACCACGCTCGCGAGCTCGTCGGCAGAGGATCCGCGATGGGTGCGCAGGAGCTCGGCGACCCGCCCGGAGCCGAACTGGTCCCGGCCGTGCCGGGCCTCCACCAGGCCGTCGGTGAAGAGGCACAGCACGTCACCGGGAGCGAGCTCGACCTCGGCGTCGTGCAGCTCGGGGTCGTCGAAGAGCGCGAGCGCCGTGCCGAGCTGACCGACCTCGTCGACCGTGCCGTCCGCTCGCAGGACCAGCGGCCAGTGGTGCCCGGCCAGGGTGAGGGTGATCCGCACCGGGGCGCCGGAGGTGTCGTCGCCGCGAGGCGGTCGCAGGTGGCCGAAGACGAGCGTGCAGTGTCGCTCCGACTCCGTCTGCGCCTGCAGCACCGCATTCACCTGACGCAGCGTCGCTGCGGGCGTCGCGCCGGGGGCCGCGAGCGCGCGGAGCGTGTAGCGGGCCGCCGCCGTGACGGTGGCCGCCTCGGCGCCCTTGCCGCTGACGTCGCCGAGCACGAAGGCCCACGCCTGCTCGTCGAGCGCGAAGACGTCGAGGAAGTCGCCGCCGATCTCGCCGCCGTCGCCGGCCGGGACGTAGCGGCTGGCCAGCTCGCACGCCGGTAGGACCGGCAACCGGGCCGGCACCATGCTGGCCTGCAGCGTCGCGGCGACCCGGGAGCGGTCGTCCAGGACCTGCTGGAGGCGCCGCTGGTCGTCGACCCGCTGGGTCACCTCCCGGAGCACCAGCAGCTCCCCGGCCGTGCGGCCCGAGACGTCGGTGAGCGGCTGCAGGTTGACGTCGAAGGTCCGCGGGTCGCCGCTGTCCGGGTCCATCAGCACGAGCCCACTGGGACCCACCTCCGCGATGCCCGCGACCGACAGCAGGTCGCGCCCGCGCCGGCCGATCAGCTCGCCGCGCGTCCTGCCCGCGAGGGTCGCGGCGGCCGGGTTCACGTCGACGACCCGTCCGAACGCGTCTAGCACGAGCACGGCGTCCGTCATGCTCTCCACCACGGCGCTCCGGGCGAGCGGCGCCAGGTCGATCAGCCGCTCCTCGAACAGGCCCCACACCAGCAGCCCGCCGGTGACGATGAAGGCGAAGGGCGTCAGGTCGATCCGGGCGAACCAGCCGACCTCGAGGTTGTGCAGGAGGTTCGCCGCCCAGGGCAGGAGCGCCGACAGCAGGAGCACCCAGGCCATCCGGCGATAGCTCCGCGCCAGTCGCACCATGCTGGCGAGGAACAGGACGGTGGCGGCGACCAGCAGGACGTTGTTGTAGGCGAAGATCGCCCAGAAGGCCGGACCGGTCTCGACGATCGGGAGGTCCTCGGTGTGCGCCTCCGCCGGGTAGGAGCGCACCAGGTCGTGCGTGGCCGGCACCGCGAGCACCGCCAGGGCGATGACCGGCGGGATCGCCAGCAGCGCCACGAGCCGACGGGTGACCAGCCGGCCGCGCCCGGTGTACTGCAGCACGAAGACGAACCACGCCGGCGCCAGCGTGACGATGCCGGCGTACTTCAGGTCCCCCCATCGGCTCTTGACCGCGACGTCGTCGGCGGAGAGCTCGACGGAGTACGTCACCCCCCACCACGCCACGGCCACGAGCAGCACCGCGAGGCTCCAGCCCATGAGTGTGCCGCGGCGCCAGGCGACGTACGCGGCCAGCACGGCCAGCACCACGCCGGCGCCGGCCATGAGGGAGGCGAGCAGGGTCAGCACCCGGGTCCCTCCGCCATCGTCGTCCTCCCACGCGACGCCGCGCGGCCGAACGCCCACGGTAACCGGAAGACGCACTAGGGTCTGGGCACCACACGTTCTCGGGGGAGACACACATGCGACTCGGACACCTCGGCCCTGCCCGCGCACGCGCCGGCGTCATGGTGGCGGCGGTGGTGGCACTGTGCGCCACGCTGCTGTCCGGCGGCCCGGCCGCGGCGGCGGAGCGCCGCTCGGACGGCCTCACCGGCTACGCCTTCGACGCCCGATGCGCGCCGACGCAGGACCAGATGGACGCCTGGCTGACCTCGTCGCCGTTCTGGGGTGCCGGCATCTACATCGGCGGCTCGATGGCGTCCTGCCAGCCTTCAGCGGTCGACCCGGGCCAGCCGCACCTCGACGCCACCTGGGTGGCCCGGCAGCGCGCCAACGGGTGGCGCCTGCTGCCGATCTGGGTCGGACCGCAGGCCGCCTGCCACCCGCTCTACGCCGACCGGATCGACCCGGCGCCCGCCGGCTCGTACGCCGCGGCCGACGCCCGCGGGCGCGCCGAGGCCGCCGCAGCGGTGGCCCGTGCCCGCGCACTCGGACTGCCCGCCGGGAGCACCCTCTGGTACGACCTCGAGGGCGGCTTCGACGTCGCGGGCGAGGACTGCCGCCGCTCCGCCCTGCGCTTCCTGAGCGGGTGGACGCTCGCCCTGCACGACCTCGGCTTCCGCTCCGGTGTCTACTCCAGCGTCTCGGCCGGGATCCACGCCCTCGACAACGCCGACCACCTCTCGACGGGCTCGTACGCCATGCCGGACCAGGTCTGGTACGCCTGGTACAACGGCCGGGCGGACGTCGACATCGACCCGCGCTGGGTGCGCGCGGACAGCTGGGACGGCCAGCGCGCCCACCAGTACGAGGCGCAGACGACGGTCGCCCACGGCGGCGTCGCTCTCACCATCGACCGCAACTTCTTGGAGATCGACGGCGGCTCGCAGCCGCCCCGCTCGCTGAGTGCGTGTGGCGGCACCGGCCTCGACTTCGGTGCGTACCCGCGCCTGAGGTCGGGCGCACGCGGCGATCGCGTCGAGGCGCTGCAGTGCCTGCTCAGGAAGAACGCCCGCTACCGGGGCAAGCTCGACGCCCGGTTCGACCAGGACGTCGTCACGGCGGTGCGGTCCTTCCAGCGCCGTCAGGACCTGCGTGTCACGGGCAAGGCCGACGCTGCCACGTGGACGGCGCTCTTCGCGCGCGGCTCAGCGCCCCTGCTGAAGGTCGGCTCCGCCGGCGAGCCCGCCCTGCGCCTGCAGCGGGCCCTGCGCGCCGCCGGGTTCCGGTCGGTGCAGCCGACCGGTGTCGTCACCGACCGCACGACGAGGGCCGTGGGCCGCTACCAGCGGCGCCTCGGCCTCGACCCCACGGGCGTCGTCACCGCCGACACCTGGGCCGCGCTGCAGCAGGGTCTGCGCTGATGCCGGTGGCTGTCGTCGCGCGGCCGGTCACGGACGGAAGGGAGCGGCGGACCGGGCTCAGGATGACAGCCAGCTCGTGAGCCCCACGACCCCGCTCACCAGTACCCACCCGAGCACCAGGGCGACCAGCCGCCACTTCCACACCGCCAAGCGCCTCGCCGCGCGGCTGGGACCGTCGATCGCCGCCACCTGAGTTCGTCGACGCTGCTGCCGTTCGGCCGCCTCCGCCTCGTCGGGGGCCACCGGGATGGGGATCGGCTGCCAGTCGTCGAGCACGCGCCGAAGCGCGCGGTTCTCGAGCAGGTCGAGCACACCGGCGGCGACGGCGAGCAGACCGGCCAGCACGCCGAGGACGGTCGCGACGGCCTCGTTGGCCCCGCTGCCCGCAGCCCGCACCCACACGACGGAGAGCGCGCACAGCGCGACGAGGAGGAGGGTGTAGCCGGGCACGATGGCCCGGTCGTCGGTGCGCAGACCTCGGCGCAGCTCGTCGCACCCGTCCCGTCCGACACGGTCGAGAAAGGCTCCCATCGCATGGCCCGAGCCGGCGAGCTGGAAGGCGAGCGCCGATGACCTGGCACTCATTCCGGGGCCATCCTCACCACGGGCGCCGGCGCGGGTCTGTCGTGGGACAGGGCGTGCCAGTTGGCGTCGCGCCAACCCCCGATCGTGGCGAGCAGCGCCCGGGTGGCGGCCTGGTCCCCCTGGCGCCAGGTGGCGGAGCCGAGGAAGGAGGACCCGGCGACGCCGGTGGCCGGGTAGTCCGCCAGCAGGGACTCGTACTCGCCGAGGGTCCACGACGCATCCACCTGCGCGAGCGCGTCGACCAGGCGCGTCATCGCGGTGCGGTAGCGGATGACCCGGTGCGGGTCCCACTCGAACTGCTCCACGAGCCGGTCACCGGCCTCGGCGCCACGGGCGACCAGCGCCATGATCACGTCGGGCGGCATGGCGAGGTTGAGACCTCCCTCGCCCGGCCGGAGCCGGATCTCGACCACCCTCTCGGCGTAGCCGCGCTGGGTCACCTGGGTGTTGTCCGACCAGTTCTGCACCGTGTCACGCAGGGCCTGGGCGAAACCGGGCACCGTCTCGAACGGCACGGCGCGCGGGTCGACGCCACCCGTCGCCGCCGGCGGCAACCAGGTGAGGTCGTCCGGGTGGACCGGGTGCGGCGGCGACAGGTTGATGCCGAACGTCGGGCGCGTCGGCAGCAGCGAGTCGAAGAAGTGCATCGGGAAGTTGCTGCTGATCCCGCCGTCGGAGAAGAGGTGCCGTACGACGCCCTGGTCCCCGTTGCGGTCCACCGCATAGAGCGGCACCGCCGACAGCAGGCCGGGGAAGCTCAGGCTCATCCGAGCCATCACCACCAGGGGCAGCGACTCCGGACCCGGACGCACGTCGCCCCGGCTCGACCGGCCCGGACCCGGGAAGTAGAACAACGGCTCCCCCGTCGCCGGATGGCGATGGCGTGACGCCGCGACACCGCCCTTCATCGTGGCGACCACCCGGTCCGGGAACAGCCGCCGCATCTCCTCCTCGTCGAACAAGAAGTCCTGCTGACCGAACGGCAGCCGGAACGGACGACGCAGCGTCAGGTCCGTCGTCATCGTCTGGAGATCGATCGCCCGGGCCTGCCGGACCTCCCCCACGGGCGTGCGGCCGCGACCCTCGACGTACGCCGTCCATGCCGTGAGGCCCTCCGGCCCCCACAGGTCCCCCAGCGTGAGGCACCGACCGGCCGGGAGTCCGGCCACGCCGTCGACGGCGTCTGCCAACCACTCGGTGAGCCCCGGCTCCCGGGGGCTCCCTGAGTACGTCGCGCCGTCGGTCAGCCCGTAGTCGTGCTGCGGCAGCACCCGGAGTGCCGCGGACGCGAAGCCGGCCACCGCCGCGGCCACACCCACCACGAGCGCGAGGGGCAGCACCAGCAGGAGGCCCACGCCGATGCGCACCCACGTGACGCCCTCGATCGGGAACCCGGCGGCGAGCACCTGGGCGCCGAACGCCAGCGCGAGCACGAGTCCCAGCCCTGCGCAGAACGCGAGCCGCTGCTGACGCACCACCGCGGCCACCGCTCCCCGGACGCCGTCGCCTCCGATCGCGGACAGCAGCACGCGGAAGACGCCCTCGGTCTCCCGCGTCGGCTGGAACAGCGACTCCAGGCGCTGCGACACGTCGAACGGCAGCACGGCGAGCGACTGGAAGCCGGCTGCCGGCGCTCGCTCGTCGTGCCGCCGCCGGTACTCCGCGGCCGCCGCGACCACCGCCGCGATCGCACCCGCGGACGTGCCGCCGATGTTGCGCAACCGGTAGCGCGTCGCCAGCTTGCAGATGGTGAGGGGGTAGACCACACCCGACGTGATGCCGCCCTTCATGATCACGTCGCACTCCACCGGGCGGGACGCCGACCCGGTCTCGGGGACGTCGTACGTCGCCATGCTGAGCACGTCGATCTCCCGCTGCGCCCGCTCCTGCTCGGTCTCGGCCATGTCCCAGAGTCCGCCCCGTGCAGCGGCGGCGCAAGGTGGTCTGGCGCGCCCGTCCGATGCTCGCGACTGCGTCGCCCCACGGAGCGTGGGACGACCATGAGTAGCGTGCGCGTTGTGAACACATCGACCTCTACCGGCATGACGCGGACCCTCCGAGGGGGCGAGCAGTGACCGGGCCTGAGCTCCTGGACGAGCTGGTGGCCCAGGAGGCGCGCCTCGTCTTCGACTCCTTCGACGAGGAGACCGCGTGGGCGCTCGGCGTCGCCCTGCGCGACGCCGCGCTGGCCGCCTCCCTGCCGGTGGCCATCTCGATCCGTCGCAACGGTCAGCGCCTCTTCCACGCGGCGCTTCCGGGCGCGTCAGCGGACAACGACGGCTGGCTCGAGCGCAAGAGCGCCGTGGTCGACCGCTATGGGCGATCCTCGCTGCGCGTGGGCGAGCAGTTCAGGGTCGGCGGCGGATCCTTCGACGCGGACTCCCGCCTGGACGTGTCCGACTACGCCGCCCACGGTGGGGCGTTCCCCGTCCTCGTCCGGGGCACCGGCTGCATCGGCACCGTCGCGGTCTCCGGGCTGCCGCAGCTGGAGGACCACCAGCTCGTCGTCGACACCATCGAAGGCTTCCTCGCCGCCCGTCCCGAGTAGCACGCCTGCCGACGAGGAGAACCCACGCCCATGACACGGATCCTCTTCGTCACGCCCCACGCAGGCGGCAACGTCCCACCCACCCTGGCGGTGGCGGGCACCTTGAGCGAGCGCGGTCACGACGTGCGCGTCCTGGGTCACCCGCAACTGGCGTCCACCGTGGCAGCGGCTGGAATCTCGTTCTCGTCCTTCCGCCACGCTCGTCCATGGAGCCCTCACTCGGCGAACCCGGGCCTGCGGAGCATGCTCCAGTGGTTGCGAGTGGCGTCGGACCGCGGGATCGCCACCGACCTGACCAGCGAGCTCGAGCGATCAGCCGCCGACGTGGTCGTCGTGGACTGCATGACACCCGTGGCGCTCGGCGCCGCTCGACGTTCCGGAGCTGGGGTCGTCCTGCTGATGCACGCCTTCTCCGGATACTGGACGAGCCAGTGGTCGACCACGAGCCCGATCGGCATGTGGTTGCGGCTCACCCGCACGCATCCCACCCGATGTCCCGCGGACTGCGCCATCGTCACCACGGCGCCCGAGCTCGACCGCGTTCGCGCGGATCTCGTTCCCGCCCGGGGCGTCCACCAGACGGGTCCGATCGTGCCGCCGGTGCACCGGCCGGCCCAGCTGCGGGACGACGACCCCGTGCTGGTCAGCTTCAGCACGATCAGCTACCCCGGACAGCAGGACGCGTTGCAGAGGACCTTGGACGCGATCGCTGGTCTGCCGATGACGGCTGTCGCCACGATGGAGCCGCTGCTCGCCTCGGGACTCCGGGTCCCGCCCAACGTCGAGCTCCGCCGGCCGGAGCCACACGCCGATGTCCTGCCGGGGGTGCGCTTGCTGATCGGGCACGGGGGTCACGGCACGACGATGGCTGCGCTGGCCCACGGGGTGCCCGTGCTGGTGATGCCGATGAGCCGTCACGCGGACCAGCCACTCGTCGGCACCGCCGTCGCGCGGGCGGGGGTCGGCCTCGAGGTCAGCCGCAGGGCCTCGGTGCACGACATCCGTCAGGCCATCCAGGCCGTGCTCAGCAAGCCGGCGTACGCGGCGAGAGCCGCCGAGATGGGGAAGCCGTTCCGGGACGGAGCAGGGGCTCGGGACGCGGCCGACCACATCCTCGAGGCCGCCAGCGATCGAGCCGCGGGATCGTGATCGGGTGTCAGAAGGCCGAGACGGAGCCGGCCGAGCGCTCGAACCGGCTCAGCGCACGCAGCACGCCGGTCTGGCCGCGACGCCGCGCGGCCAGTGCCGCAAGAAGCGCGAGCACGGGCTCGAGCACGTCCGGACCGAGCGCCGGGGGCGGTACGCCGACGCTGCAGGCCAGGTCGTCGGCATGCACCACGATCTCCATCAGCCGCACCACGAGGAAGTCGTCGGTCGGCAACGAGCAGTCCTGCCACGGCACGTACGTGACGGGACCGGCCGCGCCGATCGCCGAGTCCAGCTCGGCACGAGACCGTACGAGCGCCTCGACGCACTCCGCGTGCCCGGCCAGGCCCATGTGGTTGAAGTCGTCGCGGATGGAGGTGTTCTCGGCAGCGTCGACCGGCGCACGCCACCAGTCGACCAGGTCGTAGTGCCCGACCAGGGTCATCACGGGAGCGTCCGCGGGCCCGGGAGTGGTCAGGAACTCGACCGCGCACTCGGACTGGCTGACCAGGTGACGGGCGACGCCACCCACGGTCATGCCCGCCAGCGCCGACTCCTGCT
This genomic stretch from Nocardioides renjunii harbors:
- a CDS encoding TetR family transcriptional regulator, yielding MTAPGLRGRKKAETRRRLAAAAVDLFSERGFDAVTMQDVAAAADVGSRTVFRYFVDKAELVFADEAVVDEELRQVLRKEPAQVDAWSAVEAALVKLTDLWADQRREGVRRRRLVTGSAALTARHLVKLDRHAEVIAEELVARGAAREAARVIGRCAAAAFDCAVDRWLDDPQVSLAEALQDALDVLRH
- a CDS encoding alpha/beta fold hydrolase, giving the protein MTLLSASAATDLFRRPPSRFVAVPGTGAEVAVRTVGSGPDVVLVHGWPVSGATFRQLLPLLAEHLTCHVVDLVGAGQSRFDRSVRVGLALHVSGVRAVLDDLGSDSVAVVGHDSGGLVARHAVADDPRLRALGLIDTEHTGRPAPLFRAVLAAGRLPGFGHALAWAALRPRVRRLPLVLGGAFRDDTLLGGEFEEFFLRPLHDDPDRQWAAGRLVASFDQGYLRDLESLHRRIAAPTQLVWGEHDPFLPVARARAMVATFPDARIHVVPGAKLFVHEEEPAQVAAALLPVLAPRAIRGAQ
- a CDS encoding DUF1254 domain-containing protein, with product MADLQRDAGRVNQFMHNREPAAIDKQTVIRLNRDTLYSFAVVDISAGAVLTVPDAGDRYLSVMVVNEDHYINRVLHDAGDHHLTAEELGSPYVVVAARTLVDPRDPDDLAAVAAVQDRLGISAASGRPFGLPDYETGSFDRTRSALLALAAEQASFERSFGRQEDVDPVRHLIGSAAGWGGLPDAEAAYVGVAPGLPVGEYELTVPVDVPVDGFWSISVYNADGFFEPNVHDAYTVNSITAARNGDGSVTVRFGGSGENSIPVPEGWNYLVRLYRPRPEILSGAWSFPALDR
- a CDS encoding SDR family NAD(P)-dependent oxidoreductase, which codes for MCVLVTGVTSGLGLAVAEALRAQAVEVWGTGRDPVRLRSVAQRTGLHPVGLDHRSLRSVSAAATQLPRFDAVVCNAGVQVLSGRATTDEGLDETVAVNHLSHLALLDAMRRGGNLPATVVLIGSATHDPEQWTGTPPPDGSGVVAVAHGRRSEASVRDGLATYTTTKLMAVAMSQALARELPDTTVIAFDPGLMLDTRLGRQHPALLRAMYRSVLRGVRFLPFASTSTVSGRVLAGLVTGSDAVASGSYVDHRRRPLKPSAKALDRDYQAALLADSRRIVADVVGRSEESAGDAAGH
- a CDS encoding helix-turn-helix domain-containing protein, with product MPDHDQRRGLLPALLKYWRGQRGLSQLDLAIAADVSSRHLSFLETGRATPSAEMVLRLATALDVPLRQVNTMLRSAGHPAAYEEGDSLPPLARTALDHLKRHSEPFPLVVVDRAYDVVDANTAAHRLLGTILPDDVGLTGLNLVRTTFDPGGAHPVIVNFDEVGRLLLWRLQREVLAEPGDPVLRGLLDDVLAMPTVHDDWRSVDLGVAADPAVVVHFRLGDLELRFVTLVTAFQAPQNVALDELRIEHWLPTDEATSDACHLLASS
- a CDS encoding histidine kinase N-terminal 7TM domain-containing protein, producing MLTLLASLMAGAGVVLAVLAAYVAWRRGTLMGWSLAVLLVAVAWWGVTYSVELSADDVAVKSRWGDLKYAGIVTLAPAWFVFVLQYTGRGRLVTRRLVALLAIPPVIALAVLAVPATHDLVRSYPAEAHTEDLPIVETGPAFWAIFAYNNVLLVAATVLFLASMVRLARSYRRMAWVLLLSALLPWAANLLHNLEVGWFARIDLTPFAFIVTGGLLVWGLFEERLIDLAPLARSAVVESMTDAVLVLDAFGRVVDVNPAAATLAGRTRGELIGRRGRDLLSVAGIAEVGPSGLVLMDPDSGDPRTFDVNLQPLTDVSGRTAGELLVLREVTQRVDDQRRLQQVLDDRSRVAATLQASMVPARLPVLPACELASRYVPAGDGGEIGGDFLDVFALDEQAWAFVLGDVSGKGAEAATVTAAARYTLRALAAPGATPAATLRQVNAVLQAQTESERHCTLVFGHLRPPRGDDTSGAPVRITLTLAGHHWPLVLRADGTVDEVGQLGTALALFDDPELHDAEVELAPGDVLCLFTDGLVEARHGRDQFGSGRVAELLRTHRGSSADELASVVLAAVREFHGDELADDLALLVVRYAPANDRPAAQRRPQ
- a CDS encoding phosphorylase family protein, giving the protein MNYRANAWALRALGVRQVLAPCAVGGLRETVAPGDLVVPDQLVDRTHRRVGSFVESGAVHMPFADPYCPGMSAALAGADPDVRAGGTMVVIEGPRFSTRAESRHYAEQRWDLVNMTGAPEAALAREMGQCYAALALVTDMDAGADAGDGVGQDEVFARFRQNLERLTGLLSRAIAALPDPTGCTCSTWADGLELTYDVPARASRPPGSITSTSGPSHRSEASR